The Centropristis striata isolate RG_2023a ecotype Rhode Island chromosome 1, C.striata_1.0, whole genome shotgun sequence nucleotide sequence TTTAAATATCATCcaagaaatgttttaaaagaaaaatgaaattcgttataaacaatgtttgcgtgtctgtaaatatatttaaatataaaataaaacataaaaataaagagattaACTGTTAAAGATTCTCTACAATCTGCTGAAAAACGACTAATCAATGAACTGACTGTTAAACGTGTGagattatattttaaatttgagtgaaaaacagacaaactttCAGAACAACGTGAAACTCAAACTGAAGTTCTTGAACCCTCAGGTCAGATTTATACACCTGTTCTACCTAGCaaataaatattatacattattatactctactttcattgtactgatttttttcacctacaTCTGACCTAATAATTGATATCAAACACTGATCGAttcttaaatattttaaccctttaaatgccaggttTCTGTTATAACACCACcatgtttttagaaaaaaaagaaaagaaaataggaattattttcaatatactacatgcaaagtaaaaaaaaaaagttgaattattgCAGCCTGGAACTTGTAAATGATTACCAGCAACACtgattttgttgcattattattttttgtgcagtgtcaaATACTCACTCTTCCTGCTTAGCGCTCTATAAAATCAAGCTATAAAAAATCtacattattatattctacTTTCATTGTACTGATTTTTTCCTCTACATCTGACCTAATTATTGATATTAAACACTAATTGATGTTTGaacatgttaaccctttatatgccaccATGTTCATGGACCTGCTGCAATCAGCTGTGTAAATAATCTTTTTGTTATGAGTTTGTCATGTCTCATCTCTGATGTGATTCAGATGACCCATGTTTAGATTTATTTGAAGCAGTACATGCTTGTGTGTATGGATTTTGTGTATAAATCACGTTTTTCTCTATATGCTGAATATGGTCAAAATGACGCAATCTGGTGGAAAGTAGTAAAAGTGATCAATTCCAAGGACAAAGCCCAGATTGACACTCCGATTTAATAACatgcatgttttatgttttaacatAAGTGAgatcagaaacagcattttgaaTTAGAGTGTTTCAATGGCTCAACCTGAAGAGTAACAATTGTTTGTCCACAGTGTATTTTAACCTTACTGCAGGAGTTGAGCTGGAAATAACAAGAGCAAATACAAATACGCAATCTGGGCAAAATTCATGACCACAGACAAAACTATTAACACATGAAAAATGAGAAGCTCAACCTGCCCTGGGGGttaatgttgtgtgtgtgtgtgtgtctctctctctctctctctctctctctctctctctctctctctctctctctctctctctctctctctctctctctctctgcaggacgTTTCTTCTTCAGATTTCTACGTGATCAGCAGCGGCCGACGCTCTCTGCTGGAGGACGGTCTGCAGCATGGCGCCGTCTATCACCTGGAACCCCGCCTCTGCGGCGGAAAAGGAGGTGCGTTCAGGAAATGTCTGACAAGCCAGGACtcgttcttcttcttcatcttctgtgGTGGTAAACGTAGCgctgtgtgttttcagggtTCGGGTCCATGCTGCGAGCTCTTGGCGCTCAGATCGAGAAGACCACTAACCGCGAGGCGTGCAGAGACCTGAGCGGCCGCCGCCTCCGAGATGTCAACCACGAGAAAGAGTATGAGTAGCCGCcgccagaggaggaggaggagccgcTGAAGGTGACCCTAAcgttcttcttctgtggtgtgtGCAGAATGGCGGAGTGGCTGAAGAAGCAGGCGGAGCGCGAGGcggagaaggagcagcggcgTCTGGAGCGCCTGCAGAGGAAGCTGTCAGAGCCAAAACACCAGTTTACCGACCCCGAGTACCAGCAGCAGTGCCACGACCTGTCAGAGAGACTCGAGGACTCCGTCATCAGAGGTCGGCGGGGCCAGGCCGGGGGCGGGGTCAGGGGCCACATATCTGctgtttgtgtgattttaacTCATTGATAGCGTGTTACTGGTGATGGACTCCGTCTGTCTGACACCAGAACTTGTTTGTATATTTTGCTGATGAGGAATCTGAGCAGACGAGTTTGTCACTGAACAAGTTAAAATCACATCCATCAGAAATCTGTGTGAGAAGAAAACACTTCACTAAACGTGACAGAAATGGACCTGACACATGAAAACCACAAGGGGGACAAACAGATTTAATATAATCAAACGTGTCCAGTGGGACACATTTAAGTCTGAGCTGCTTTTTGACAGAACGTCCACAGATTCACTTCAGCAAAATGTaactgtctgtccctctgtgtccctgtctgtctccgtctctgtccctgtctgtctcctcagGTCTGCAGGCGTCCTGCAGCTCTCAGGTGAAGGTGGACGATGTCTCTGCAGTAAAAAGAGCAAGCAGTGAAGAGAGCGAGcagccaaagaagaagaagaaaaagaagtgtTTTTGGTGAGGTCATCACtttattagtttgtttgttttattatttattgtttactgTCAGACAGCATGACGTCATCATCTGACTggagctcttcttcttctgtggtatCTGACAGACTTCAGAACTGTGAGTTGTAAATCTGTCTCCATGGTTACAGGACGGGCGAGATGCCAAGCTCAGAGGACGAAGACGAGTCTCCGtcctccagctgcagagccacGACCTCCCAGTCAGAGGAGGCAGAGCCTGAGCAGAGCAGGTAGGGACCTGATCCATGTCAGACCTGATCCACATCAGCACCATAAACATTCAGACTGTTTATTAAAATCATCGTCTCGTTCCAGTTCGTCCTACAGCAGTCCTGCAGGGACCAGCAGAGACCAGACCGTCAGTCCTGCAGGGACCAGCAGAGACCAGACCGTCAGTCCTGCAGGGACCAGCGGCGACCAGACCGTCAGTCCTGCAGGGACCAGCGGCGACCAGACCGTCAGTCCTGCAGGGACCAGCGGCGACCAGACCGTCAGTCCTGCAGGGACCAGCGGCGACCAGACCGTCAGTCCTGCAGGGACCAGCGGCGACCAGACCGTCAGTCCTGCAGGGACCAGCGGCGACCAGACCGTCAGTCCTGCAGGGACCAGCGGCGACCAGACCGTCAGTCCTGCAGGGACCAGCGGCGACCAGACCGTCAGTCCTGCAGGGACCAGCAGAGACCAGACTGTAAGTCCAGCAGAGACCAGCAGAGACCAGAACGTCAGTCCTGCAAAGACCAGCCGAGACCAGAACCCATCAGAGTCcagctgttcgtctctgcaGCAGGTCAGCAGTCTGTTCTCTGTCCGTCCCATAATATGTtacctctgtgtgtctctggtgTCCTCAGAGGACAGAAATGTCAAAGAAACTTTATATTTTCAGGCAGattttttataaacattttttagtaaAACTCATATTACAGTATGTTGTCAAACTTCATTATAAAAGTCATGATATAGAATGTCATTCAAACTTCATAATAGaggtcatagtatagtatgtcatcatatttcataataaaagtcatagtatagtatgtcgtcaaatttcaaaataaaagtcacatgTCGCTCTAATGTGAAAAACTCAGAACAGTATGTTACCCAAATCTCataagtcatagtatagtatgttgttaaaatttcataataaaagtcatagtagtGTGTTATGTTAATGACCTCCAGAATAAAACGGTGAAGTCTTCCATGTTTGCTTTTGGTCATAGTGGCGATTCTTCCTGTTGAAACCTGTCCTTCGTGTCTGTCCTGCAGGGAAGGCGTGCGGTGGACCTTTCCTCCGTGTCCTCCGTGTCCCAGCTGGAGTCTCTGGGTCTGGACGTCCTGAAGGAGGAGCTGATGTTTCGCGGGCTGAAGTGCGGCGGGACGCTGGCGGAGCGCAGCGCTCGCCTCTTCTCCGTCAGAGGGCTGAGTCCAGATCAGATCAGCCCGGCACTGCTCGCCAAACCTGCCAAGACCAAGAGGAAgtgaagaggtcaaaggtcacggcTGACCTCCCTTCACATTAAAGGAACAGTCTCGCTTTTATTCTTCTTTGTCGATTTCagcttttagtttcttttttctttgagCTTCTTTTGTCTGAATTCTTGTAGTTCAACACGTCTTTTTTCAGAACTGAAACTGAACTGAGCTGTTAAATCATTCACTTCaggtttcttttgtcagagttaaatgttttcattaaaatttttgaaacaaaaaaagctgttgtttatttttcaggaGTTTAATTAACAATGTCCAAGTAAATCATGAAACCAGGAACATAACTCAGCTGAGCCACAACAGAAAGTGATGTCAAGTTGTACAAACATGACATTTATAGTTTACATCCATGGGTATAAAAAGTCAAGACTtttcatgttgatttttgtcaaaaatggtcggatttaaaaatgtctacattttaaaaaaatgtcccaattatagtctgttgatacatgtgatagtatagtttgtccaaagaTAGCAAACAAACCCACcaaattatgggatgtccaaaaataaccccctaaaaaaagtcatacgattgttgtcaaattttaaaatgcctagaAATATCTTAAAATTGATCAATTATAGTCTTTTgttacatattagagcataatatgggcataaatgattaaaaaaaaaaaaaaaacaccaaatgatgggatgtccaaaaatgatcgACTCAAAAAAGTACTGTAGCATGtcaatgttgatttttgtcaaaagaaATTCAGGCTGTAACTGAACTTTATTAGCAGAGACAAGAAACTGTTAAATCATTTacttcagttttattttctcagatttaaatgttttgattaAATTGTTTGAAACAACAAcagctgtttatttttcagGAACCAGGAACATTACTCTGCTGAGCCacaacaggaagtgatgtaatttcgtacaaacaaagaaaatttTACATCATTAAGTTAAATcgtgatatttatattttacacctATGGTTCTCGTCTGCGCAGCAGCAGAGGATGCTAGGAAGTGGAGTTCAGAAGCCGGGGTCCCAGGAAGTGACCTGCGGGACATCCCGCTCCTCGAAAcacatgatgacatcaccgGCACTGAAGGCGACATTGTCGACAGCTGACAGGCCGCAATCCATCCCCGTTTTCACCGTCTGAACCTCGTCTTTGTGATGCTTCAGCGCTGCCAGAGAACCTGTGGGGGCAGCAGAGAGCGCCAAAGGAGAGAAGCACCAGAGGAGCGTCAGAGGAGAGGAGCGCCAGAGGAGCACCGGGCGGCTTCCTATGTGACGGCGGCGGAGACTCACCCTCCCAGACGGTGTCCTGGCCCCGGATCACTCGGAACTTCAGTCTGCGGTCCAGCTGACCTTTCTGCACACGGCAGCCGGCAACGGGCACCTTCTTCTTCCCCACCGACACCTCGAATATGGCGAGCACTGTCGCTTCACCTGGAAGAGCACAAGGCGATCAGACAGAACAAGGAACGTCTACAGAACATCCTCAAAGCACATTTAGTGAAAAGTCATCGTGGATAACTGTGCTCCACAGAATATTATTACTGTTGTCGCGACTAACAACAGATACAGTTCTGTCATATTTACTGTGAGCATCAGTGttaatattactatattatatCACTGCTGTTATTATTCTGTTTATCACTGCTCAGACTCCAGATGTGTCGCTGCTGTTATTGTCACTATTCATCTCTCTATGCATCATGTTTTACATATAAGTATGTCTGTATGTACATGTAAGAATGTACTGTCCGTCCTTGTTTGCTCTCCCTGAGATTCCCTCCCTCCATTAAAGGTTTTGTTGtaaaatttgaaaattaaagttgcagtatagtatgtcgtaaaatttcagaataaaagtcatactatagtatgtcgcaaattaataaaataagtcATGGTGATATGTAATAGATTGTGGTGATTATTGAGATGAGGACTGACTGACCGACGGGGACCTCGATGACGCCCGGCGGCAGTTTGCTGCCCAGCTCGTCCTTCAGCTCATCGATCAGTTTGTAGATGACAGAGTGCAGCCGCAGTGGGACGCCGCGCTTCGCTGCCAGCTGCTGAATCGGCTTGCTGGCTGTCACGTTGAAGCCGTAAATGGAACCTGACAAGAAggacaataattattattattattattattattattataagaagAAGGAGAGATGTCACAGGGCAGGAGGAGCACCTGTCAGAACAGCTGTGTTAATAAGTGAATATGTTTTTGAACTTATCATCCTGGAAATATAATTATAGCTGAAACATGCTACCTGCATGCTAACATTCTCACCTGCTGTCAgaatatttagtgtattttgaGTGTTTATAAGACTTCTTAAGTTAGTCAGAACACCCtcctggccccgccccctgacctGTGACCCTGAGGTTACCTCCGAATGCCTCGGCCATGTTGACATCGTTCTCTGAAACGTCTCCGATGCCGAAGTGCAGAACCTCCAGATCACACTGCTGCTGAGCGTCGTAACCTTCCACGATGCCCAGGATCGCCTCCACAGAGCCGTCCACGTCTCCTGCAGACAGGGGACATAAGATAGAGGACAGGGGACAGACAGAAGTTCCtgcatttattgataatttacttaaaatgtttattattaattcTGTTACTTTCTCATAACTTCAAAAAAGCTTTGTCTGTAAATGACCTGTGACATcgcagtgacatcacagtgacctCACAGCGAGCAGCCTATCAGATGCAGGTACCTTTGATGATGATGGGCAGGCTCAGCTCGTCCTGCTGAGTCTTCTCGTTCTGCCTCGTGGCGAAGCGTGTCTTGTAGGCGCGGTACAGGGCGgacttcctcttcctccagctCAGGTGCTCCAGCCCCGCCCGCTCCTCCCGATACTCCTGCAGGTGCAACTGCTGCTTCAGCTCGATCGCgcgctgctcctcctgcagcttctgctgctcctcctcgtaGCTCCTCCACTCCACCACCTCCCTTGCCCGCTGCTGTGAGACCAAACTCAGGGATTAATTTCTGCAGCTCACACAAACagagatgtttgtttgtttgtttctttatctCTGCATAAGTCTGTCTATCCATCAGTCTGATGGTGAATGAATtgggttattatattattattattgtagttattagggccacgggggaatcacaccgagcactggtcccatacagcaatagctgtagggtagctactgttatactgtggatttttttttcttcctcttccggacgtaatttcgtcccgctactagtcccaCAACTTGAGAGTTGCACTCAGGACGCttaaagtgaagtcggatcaatgataggtattatggttttgccaaaaatgctttctgttcgaggccagaaattcaagtctgtccacctctggctgctgtcactcttccggAACATttgacagctgcagttaattctgttgattgctctgctgtgattgcctttgatatttgcatgcttcaaacacgcacacgcgcacacacacacacacacacacacacacacagacacacacacacacacacacacacacagaggtaactttatgcgatcttcgttacacacacacacacgcacacattttgaggttaaagggcataggttgctgtataaataaatacttgaaaaggaatgcttgttgtaggtgtggtccttgtatataatatagtatcataacattaatagtattaattgtttgaaatctctgaagaatctcatcatagtgtacacacaccgacAGTAGCCTCCGTGGCcatttcagaatttccccagaggaaattttctatttgtgactattattttttaataaatcctGGTGGAGTTCTCACCTCTGTCTCGACCTCGAGGAACTCGTCTCCGGCGGGTGGCAGATCCTTCCAGCCGACCACCTGCACTGCCGTGCCTGGCGCCGCTTCCGCCACCGCTCGCCCGTTCTCATCAAACAGGAAGCGGACTTTAGCCCAACTCTTCCCTGCCACCAGGACGGTACCGCGGCGCAACGTTCCCCGCTGCACAATGGCTGTTGTTACAGGACTGAGGGGACAGAACCAGAGAACCAGGGTCACATCTAGACCCCATAGAACCACAGTCACTGAATCTAGAACCCATAGAACTAGAGTCATATCTAGAACCCATGGAACCAGGGTCACATCTAGAACCATAAAACAAGGGTCACATCTAGACCCCATAGAACCAGGGTCACATCTAGAACCCATAGAACCAGGGTCACATCTAGAACTCACAGAACCCGGGTCACATCTAGAACCAATATAACCAGCGTCACTGAATCTAGAACCCATAGAACCAGGGTCACATCTAGAACCAGGGTCACATCTAGAACCCATAGAACCCAGGTCACATCTAAAACCCATAGAACCATGGTCACATCTAGAACCCATAGAACCTGGGTCCCATCTACAACCCATTGAACCAGGGTCACATCTAGAACCCATAGAACCTGGGTCCCATCTACAACCCATTGAACCAGGGTCACATCTAGAACCAATAGAACCTGGGTCACACTAACCCTTTGCCCTTGTCGGTGCGGCTCTCGATGATGACGCCCTCCACGGCGCCACTGGGATCCGCCTTCAGTTCTAGAACCTCGGCCAACGCCACGGTGGCCTCGGCAAGTGAAAGCAGGTTGTCGCcctgacaacaaaaacaacaacgagGTCGTCAGTTTACATCACGACGACATCATCCATTCCTGCTCAGCGGCCGGCGGCGCAGCGGCTCACCTTGAGAGCGGAGACGTGGATCGCCTGGACATCTCCTCCGAACTCCTCGCACACGACATCGTGAGCCAGCAGCTCCTGTTTGACCCGCTGAGCATCGGCCTGAGGCTTATCACACTTATTCACCGCCACGATCACTGGCACTGGAACACACCAGGACAcggagacacaaagagacacggTGAAGACACGGTGAAGACACAGGACATACAGGAAACATCAAGAagaaacagtagaaacacaGTTGTTCTGCCCTCAGCAGTGATTGCCAGGCGCAGCTCTTACCGTTGGCTCTCTTGGCATGCTCGATTGACTCGATCGTCTGGTTCATGACGCCGTCGTCGGCCGCCACGACGAGGACAACGATGTCGGTGGCATTGGCGCCACGAGCTCTCATGGCGGAGAAGGCGGCATGACCCGGAGTGTCCAGGAAGGTGATTTTCTCACCTGTGGGCAGCTGGACTGGAAGCAGAAAACCACAGAGTCAGCACTTTCAggattttcacattaaaagcctccAAACAGCAGCTCATTACCAAGAAAGGCTCCAATGTGCTGCGTAATGCCGCCGGCCTCCGAGGCGGCGACCTGGCTCTTCCTCAGGCTGTCTAGCAGCGTTGTTTTCCCGTGATCCACGTGGCCCATGATGGTGACCACCGGGGGCCGCGGCACCAGGAGGGCCGGGGCGGCCGGGGGCCTGCAGGGGGCAGGTGTCAGAGGTCAAACAAGtgagtaaaaaatgtatttaaaaatagtatattgtaaaatgtcataataaaagtcataatatagTATTTCgtaaaatttcacaataaaagtcatagtatagtatattgtaaaatttcacaataaaagtcatagtatagtatgttgtaaaatttcacaataaaagtcatagtataggaTGTCgtaaaatttcacaataaaagtcatagtatagtatgtcgtaaaatttcacaataaaagtcatatTATGGTATGTCCtaaaatttcacaataaaagtcatagtaccATATGTTCtaaaatttcacaataaaagtcatatTATAGCATGTCGTAAAATTTCGCAATAAAAGTCATTGTGTAGTAATGacagtaaatatttaattcataaaTATGAATTCCTGAGTTTTTAACAATCGTTTATCATAATAACAAGCTTCAAGTGACTTCCTGTGCGTACTTCCTGCTGGCGTCCTGGTTGGTGCGTTCTCTGTCGTCGCTCAGTTTGGCAAATCTGAACTTCATCCCGGAGCGTGTCACCGCCTCCTTGATGCAGTGCTCGTCCAGCCGCATGTTGGGCCGCAGCGCATCCAGGTGCTGCAACGCCTCCTGCAGGTGAGCTGAACAAGAGACAGTCAGTGACATAGCGCCGCCACCACCACCGACAGGAAGTGACGCCATTCATACCAAAGTCTCTGTTCATGGCGACGGCGAGCTCGGCCGCTGTCATCCCCCTCCGGACCTCCACTTCCTGTTTATCCACTTTCTCTCTGACCTTCTGCTCCTTgcgctgacctttgacctgcacAGAAAAAGCGCTGAGCCAGAGTCGCCGCTCACCGCCACCACCCTACCGTGACATCATCAGTCTTACCTGTTTGGAGGCGAACTTCCTGTGATGCTGACAGGTGAGCGGGGGAGCGGAACTCCCAGCGGGGTGGAGCAGCACAAGCCGCCGGGCGCCACGCATcactgatgacatcacactCATCCCTGCAGAGACAGCTGAGATCTGTTTACaatgattttattatatttaaagaaacaaattattatagtatttattAGAATGAATCTAAATTAATATTCATcattataatgtatttatatatattttttctctgtaGGATCATCATGATGATTAATTAAAACCGTTTGACTGAGAGAATAAacagaaactagaaaatttcctcaggggaaattctgaatgggccacgggggctactgccggtgtgtttacactatgatgagattcttcagagatttcaaacaattaatatattatgatactatattatatacaaggagcacacctacaacaagcattccttttcaagtatttatttatacagcaacctatgccctttaacatcaaaatgtgtgtttatgtgtgtgtgtgtgtgtgtgtgtgtgtgtgtgaagcatttgtatctggaggagtgtgcatgcgtgcgtccgtgcgtgcatgcatgagtgtatctgtaactgtaatcacatctaagaatcaaaggctttgcggtcgaccaatcagagcagagcaatcaacggaattaacagctgtggaatcttctggcactgtgacagcagccagaggtggacagactggaatttctggcctcgaacagaaagcatttttggcaaaaacatAATACcaatcattgatccgacttcactttgagcgtcctgagttcttcctgaacagctgcatatgttttcagtgaagaaaaatgaagaaattacggagcccctaaagggacatggtgaaaaaaaaaaaaaaaaattggcatctcgtgagcacgagatacttttaTCGAGAGCACGAGAtagtttctcgtgagcacgagatacttttctcgtgagcacgagatgcatattgcatgcgcgcatggtgtctgtaagaacaccctctgcatttcagcttgtttctgtatgaaaatgacattacaggagttagttcggctatattttgacctggggcttcattataaggacattactttgcaacattatgcattacaaaggaaatgacagcaaaacattGCCTATAaaacaagctctcccaacagagctttataaaggctgtacacaacatgcgtatcggctctatcgcaaggcacaataaatcattttattgcacaaagtgccgactacagatgtacccaatcagtaggctcgataaagtgttaacgtacagcataacatagacctgcatcag carries:
- the sde2 gene encoding splicing regulator SDE2, with product MEENLQVFVSSPIFSLSLWSFPGGSLVRDVLVRFVRQQDVSSSDFYVISSGRRSLLEDGLQHGAVYHLEPRLCGGKGGFGSMLRALGAQIEKTTNREACRDLSGRRLRDVNHEKEMAEWLKKQAEREAEKEQRRLERLQRKLSEPKHQFTDPEYQQQCHDLSERLEDSVIRGLQASCSSQVKVDDVSAVKRASSEESEQPKKKKKKKCFWTGEMPSSEDEDESPSSSCRATTSQSEEAEPEQSSSSYSSPAGTSRDQTVSPAGTSRDQTVSPAGTSGDQTVSPAGTSGDQTVSPAGTSGDQTVSPAGTSGDQTVSPAGTSGDQTVSPAGTSGDQTVSPAGTSGDQTVSPAGTSGDQTVSPAGTSRDQTVSPAETSRDQNVSPAKTSRDQNPSESSCSSLQQGRRAVDLSSVSSVSQLESLGLDVLKEELMFRGLKCGGTLAERSARLFSVRGLSPDQISPALLAKPAKTKRK
- the mtif2 gene encoding translation initiation factor IF-2, mitochondrial codes for the protein MSVMSSVMRGARRLVLLHPAGSSAPPLTCQHHRKFASKQVKGQRKEQKVREKVDKQEVEVRRGMTAAELAVAMNRDFAHLQEALQHLDALRPNMRLDEHCIKEAVTRSGMKFRFAKLSDDRERTNQDASRKPPAAPALLVPRPPVVTIMGHVDHGKTTLLDSLRKSQVAASEAGGITQHIGAFLVQLPTGEKITFLDTPGHAAFSAMRARGANATDIVVLVVAADDGVMNQTIESIEHAKRANVPVIVAVNKCDKPQADAQRVKQELLAHDVVCEEFGGDVQAIHVSALKGDNLLSLAEATVALAEVLELKADPSGAVEGVIIESRTDKGKGPVTTAIVQRGTLRRGTVLVAGKSWAKVRFLFDENGRAVAEAAPGTAVQVVGWKDLPPAGDEFLEVETEQRAREVVEWRSYEEEQQKLQEEQRAIELKQQLHLQEYREERAGLEHLSWRKRKSALYRAYKTRFATRQNEKTQQDELSLPIIIKGDVDGSVEAILGIVEGYDAQQQCDLEVLHFGIGDVSENDVNMAEAFGGSIYGFNVTASKPIQQLAAKRGVPLRLHSVIYKLIDELKDELGSKLPPGVIEVPVGEATVLAIFEVSVGKKKVPVAGCRVQKGQLDRRLKFRVIRGQDTVWEGSLAALKHHKDEVQTVKTGMDCGLSAVDNVAFSAGDVIMCFEERDVPQVTSWDPGF